In one Pseudomonas purpurea genomic region, the following are encoded:
- a CDS encoding YihY/virulence factor BrkB family protein has product MIFPELKGLPLHRVMLRTVTEFIADEMSTYASALAYQMLFSLFPFILFLIALIGFLHLPDFFSWLRLQSELVLPPQALEQVNPVIDQLQQSKGGLLSVGIVIALWTASAGVRLMMSAMNAAYDVVEGRPIWKRFPLSVFYTVGIAGMLLAAAALMVLGPQVMEWIASQVGMEEFIVTLWTILRWPVIVILLMVAVALIYYVMPDVKQPFRFITPGSVLAVVVWIIASLGFGFYVKTFANYNAMYGSIGAIIVLLLYFYISAAVLLLGAEMNAVIDHMSTEGKHPGDKDFGEHDPKQHVSGLGRDHSLKPTTDEA; this is encoded by the coding sequence ATGATTTTTCCGGAACTCAAAGGCTTGCCCTTGCATCGGGTCATGCTGCGCACCGTCACCGAATTCATCGCCGATGAGATGTCGACGTATGCTTCGGCACTGGCCTATCAGATGCTGTTCTCGCTGTTTCCCTTCATCCTGTTCCTGATTGCCCTGATCGGTTTTCTGCACCTGCCCGACTTCTTTTCCTGGCTGCGCCTGCAATCGGAACTGGTGTTGCCGCCCCAGGCCCTGGAGCAAGTGAACCCGGTGATCGATCAGCTCCAGCAATCCAAGGGCGGCTTGCTTTCGGTGGGTATCGTGATTGCCTTGTGGACCGCGTCGGCCGGTGTGCGCTTGATGATGAGCGCGATGAATGCGGCGTATGACGTGGTTGAAGGCCGGCCGATCTGGAAGCGCTTCCCGCTGTCGGTTTTCTACACGGTGGGCATCGCCGGTATGTTGCTGGCCGCTGCGGCGTTGATGGTGCTCGGTCCGCAGGTGATGGAATGGATCGCGTCCCAGGTCGGCATGGAGGAGTTCATCGTCACGCTCTGGACGATCTTGCGCTGGCCGGTGATTGTGATTCTGCTGATGGTGGCCGTGGCCCTGATCTACTACGTCATGCCCGACGTGAAGCAGCCGTTTCGCTTCATCACCCCAGGCTCGGTGCTGGCGGTGGTGGTGTGGATCATCGCTTCGCTGGGCTTCGGGTTCTACGTGAAAACCTTCGCCAACTACAACGCCATGTATGGCAGTATCGGCGCGATCATCGTGTTGTTGCTGTACTTCTATATTTCCGCCGCGGTGCTGTTACTCGGCGCGGAGATGAATGCGGTGATCGATCACATGTCGACCGAAGGCAAGCATCCTGGTGACAAGGACTTCGGCGAACACGACCCCAAACAACACGTATCGGGATTGGGACGGGATCACTCGCTCAAACCGACCACTGACGAAGCCTGA
- a CDS encoding GNAT family N-acetyltransferase, which produces MPNTQYTRLAEPQWPLLNKFYRAHQSPMKAVREAQLWVGKRDEIIAGLCLRPMEGGFWLTGLFVDPACRAQGVAANLMAHALQQVEGPVWLFCHPDLRGFYERNGFSTGPLLPYALAERLARYARSKPMIAMAMERRAPALDAI; this is translated from the coding sequence ATGCCCAACACCCAGTACACCCGGCTCGCCGAGCCTCAGTGGCCATTGCTGAACAAGTTTTACCGCGCCCACCAATCCCCGATGAAAGCCGTGCGCGAGGCTCAATTGTGGGTTGGCAAACGCGACGAGATCATCGCCGGGCTCTGCTTGCGGCCCATGGAGGGAGGGTTCTGGCTGACGGGGTTGTTTGTCGACCCGGCCTGCCGGGCACAAGGCGTGGCGGCCAATTTGATGGCCCACGCGCTCCAGCAGGTTGAGGGGCCGGTGTGGCTGTTCTGCCATCCCGACTTGCGCGGGTTCTACGAGCGCAACGGTTTCAGCACCGGGCCGCTGTTGCCGTATGCCCTGGCCGAACGCCTGGCCCGCTATGCGCGGTCCAAACCGATGATTGCCATGGCGATGGAACGTCGGGCGCCAGCACTGGACGCCATCTGA
- the def gene encoding peptide deformylase, with protein MIREILKMGDERLLRIAPPVPAEMFDSPELWQLIDDMFQTMESVGGVGLAAPQIGVDLQLVIFGFEHSERYPDAEAVPQTILINPLITPLEPTLEEGFEGCLSVPGLRGAVQRYQRIRYEGVDPKGEPIVRIASGFHARVVQHECDHLIGRLYPSRISDFSKFGYIDVMFPDLEPGADD; from the coding sequence ATGATCCGTGAAATCCTCAAAATGGGCGACGAGCGCCTGCTGCGCATTGCCCCGCCAGTCCCTGCCGAGATGTTCGACAGCCCCGAACTGTGGCAATTGATCGACGACATGTTCCAGACCATGGAAAGCGTCGGGGGTGTCGGCCTGGCCGCGCCGCAGATCGGTGTCGACCTGCAACTGGTGATCTTCGGTTTCGAGCACAGCGAACGCTACCCGGACGCTGAAGCGGTGCCGCAGACGATTCTGATCAATCCGCTGATCACACCGCTGGAACCGACGCTGGAAGAAGGCTTCGAAGGTTGCCTGTCGGTGCCGGGCCTGCGGGGCGCGGTGCAGCGTTATCAGCGCATTCGATATGAAGGCGTGGACCCCAAGGGCGAACCGATTGTGCGCATCGCTAGCGGGTTTCATGCGCGGGTGGTGCAGCACGAATGCGATCACTTGATCGGGCGGCTGTACCCGTCGCGTATCAGCGACTTCAGCAAGTTCGGGTACATCGACGTGATGTTCCCCGACCTGGAGCCCGGCGCGGACGATTGA
- the fadD1 gene encoding long-chain-fatty-acid--CoA ligase FadD1, whose translation MIEDFWKDKYPAGIAAEINPDEYPNIQAVLKQSCQRFANKPAFSNLGKTLTYGELYELSGAFAAYLQQHTDLQAGDRIAVQLPNVLQYPVAVFGAIRAGLIVVNTNPLYTAREMEHQFNDSGAKALVCLANMAHLAEAVVPKTSVKHVIVTEVADLLPPLKRLLINSVIKYVKKMVPAYHLPKAIKFNDVLSKGHGQPVTEANPASSDVAVLQYTGGTTGVAKGAMLTHRNLVANMLQCKALMGSNLSEGCEILITPLPLYHIYAFTFHCMAMMLIGNHNILISNPRDLPAMVKELSKWKFSGFVGLNTLFVALCNNEAFRKLDFSGLKVTLSGGMALQLAAAERWKAVTGCAICEGYGMTETSPVATVNPAQNNQIGTIGIPVPSTLCKVIDDAGVEQPLGEIGELCVKGPQVMKGYWQRPDATDEILDSEGWLKTGDIALIQPDGYMRIVDRKKDMILVSGFNVYPNELEDVLAALPGVLQCAAIGVPDEKSGETIKVFIVAKPGVTLTKEQVMEHMRANVTGYKVPKAIEFRDALPTTNVGKILRRELRDEELKKLGLKK comes from the coding sequence ATGATCGAAGACTTTTGGAAGGATAAGTACCCTGCCGGGATTGCTGCCGAGATCAATCCGGACGAGTATCCGAATATTCAGGCAGTGTTGAAGCAATCCTGCCAGCGCTTTGCCAACAAACCGGCCTTTAGCAACCTCGGCAAGACGCTCACTTACGGTGAGCTGTATGAATTGTCGGGCGCTTTTGCCGCTTACCTGCAACAGCATACCGATTTGCAGGCCGGTGATCGAATCGCCGTGCAACTGCCCAACGTCCTGCAGTACCCGGTTGCCGTGTTTGGCGCGATCCGCGCCGGGCTGATCGTGGTCAACACCAACCCGCTGTACACCGCGCGGGAAATGGAACACCAGTTCAACGACTCCGGCGCCAAGGCCCTGGTGTGCCTGGCCAACATGGCGCATCTGGCCGAAGCTGTCGTGCCCAAAACCAGCGTCAAGCATGTGATCGTCACCGAAGTGGCCGACCTGCTGCCACCGCTCAAGCGTCTGCTGATCAACAGCGTCATCAAGTACGTGAAGAAGATGGTCCCGGCGTATCACTTGCCCAAGGCCATCAAGTTCAACGACGTCCTGAGCAAAGGCCACGGCCAGCCAGTGACCGAAGCGAACCCGGCCAGCAGCGATGTGGCGGTGTTGCAATACACCGGCGGCACCACCGGCGTGGCCAAGGGCGCGATGCTGACCCACCGCAACCTGGTGGCGAACATGCTTCAGTGCAAGGCACTGATGGGTTCCAACCTCAGCGAAGGTTGCGAGATCCTCATCACACCGCTGCCGCTGTACCACATCTATGCCTTCACCTTTCATTGCATGGCGATGATGCTGATCGGCAACCACAACATCCTGATCAGCAACCCGCGCGACCTGCCGGCGATGGTCAAGGAACTGTCGAAGTGGAAGTTCAGCGGTTTCGTCGGCCTGAACACCCTGTTCGTGGCGCTGTGCAACAACGAAGCCTTCCGCAAACTGGACTTTTCCGGGCTCAAGGTCACCTTGTCCGGTGGCATGGCCTTGCAACTGGCGGCTGCCGAGCGCTGGAAAGCCGTGACCGGTTGCGCCATCTGCGAAGGTTACGGCATGACCGAAACCAGCCCGGTGGCCACCGTCAACCCGGCCCAGAACAACCAGATCGGCACCATCGGGATTCCGGTGCCGTCGACACTGTGCAAAGTCATCGACGACGCTGGCGTTGAGCAACCGCTGGGTGAAATCGGTGAGTTGTGCGTCAAGGGGCCACAAGTCATGAAGGGCTACTGGCAGCGTCCGGACGCCACCGACGAGATTCTCGACAGCGAAGGCTGGTTGAAGACCGGTGACATCGCGCTGATCCAGCCGGACGGCTACATGCGCATCGTCGACCGCAAGAAAGACATGATTCTGGTCTCCGGTTTCAACGTCTACCCGAACGAACTTGAAGACGTGCTGGCTGCCTTGCCTGGCGTGCTGCAATGCGCGGCCATCGGTGTGCCGGATGAAAAATCCGGTGAGACGATCAAGGTCTTCATCGTTGCCAAGCCGGGCGTGACCCTGACCAAGGAACAGGTGATGGAGCACATGCGCGCTAACGTCACCGGCTACAAAGTGCCGAAAGCGATCGAGTTCCGCGACGCGTTGCCGACCACCAACGTCGGCAAGATCCTGCGCCGTGAACTGCGCGATGAAGAGCTGAAAAAGCTTGGCTTGAAAAAATAA